One segment of Raphanus sativus cultivar WK10039 unplaced genomic scaffold, ASM80110v3 Scaffold1543, whole genome shotgun sequence DNA contains the following:
- the LOC130504396 gene encoding co-chaperone protein p23-1-like, producing MSHHPEVKWAEREDKVYLTVLLPDAKDANVKLDPEGVFDFSAKAGPENQLYELKLELNDKVNVEESKINIGLRSIFCIVEKAEPKWWSKLLRGGKPPHYVKVDWDKWVDEDEDPATGPGDMDMGGMGGMGGMDFSNFGGMGGMGGMGGMGGLEGLGGMAGLEGLGGMGGMGGLGGMGGMEEFEDSDDEGEEVKSGEKKEEAQAPASEETKTEEQTTVKSDK from the exons ATGAG TCACCATCCAGAAGTGAAGTGGGCAGAGAGAGAGGATAAGGTTTACTTAACCGTGCTATTGCCTGATGCTAAGGATGCAAATGTTAAGCTTGACCCGGAAGGTGTTTTTGATTTCTCTGCCAAAGCTGGACCAGAGAACCAGCTTTATGAGCTTAAGCTTGAGCTTAATGACAAGGTCAATGTAGAG GAAAGCAAAATCAACATTGGGTTAAGAAGCATATTCTGCATCGTGGAGAAAGCAGAGCCGAAATGGTGGAGTAAGCTATTGCGTGGAGGGAAGCCTCCTCATTATGTTAAAGTTGATTGGGACAAGTGGGTAGATGAGGATGAAGATCCCGCCACTG gtCCTGGAGATATGGATATGGGCGGAATGGGTGGCATGGGCGGGATGGATTTCtcg AACTTTGGTGGAATGGGAGGTATGGGTGGGATGGGCGGTATGGGAGGTCTCGAGGGGCTTGGTGGAATGGCCGGGCTTGAAGGTCTCGGTGGAATGGGCGGTATGGGAGGGCTTGGTGGGATGGGTGGTATGGAAGAATTTGAAGATAGTGATGATGAAG GAGAAGAAGTCAAGTCTGGAGAGAAAAAGGAGGAAGCTCAAGCTCCTGCATCAGAGGAAACGAAAACCGAAGAGCAGACAACTGTTAAGAGTGACAAATGA